Proteins encoded by one window of Lathyrus oleraceus cultivar Zhongwan6 chromosome 1, CAAS_Psat_ZW6_1.0, whole genome shotgun sequence:
- the LOC127125758 gene encoding uncharacterized protein LOC127125758, whose translation MSFMKGNLLSRTRKLVKGLAKAEPVWLKAMEQAPPATFPRPEGKIPTITLPEDVYVKRFYKKYPESKYHDPIKFNAIDPPPSRLFALRVLELKEQGIVEEEAMEVADMEYLAEKKAKKKAYARLKQIARLQGKRLPPNPYPCPIKEIQAEEKKYVRDRFFNPKILEIVKQKKEESMQRFGRGDW comes from the exons ATGTCATTTATGAAAGGAAATTTGCTTTCTCGTACAAGAAAGCTCGTCAAGGGTTTAGCCAAGGCGGAGCCTGTGTGGCTCAAAGCCATGGAACA GGCACCGCCAGCAACATTTCCACGGCCTGAGGGGAAAATTCCGACCATCACGCTTCCTGAAGATGTTTATGTAAAGAGATTTTATAAAAAATATCCAGAATCAAAATACCATGATCCCATCAA GTTTAATGCTATCGATCCCCCTCCATCTCGTTTATTCGCCTTAAGGGTTCTTGAGTTGaaagagcaaggcattgttgagGAAGAAGCAATGGAAGTAGCAGAT ATGGAATATCTAGCGGAGAAAAAGGCAAAGAAGAAAGCATATGCTCGTCTGAAGCAAATTGCGCGCCTCCAAGGAAAGAGACTGCCTCCAAACCCATATCCTTGTCCTATCAAGGAGATCCAAGCCGAGGAGAAGAAATATGTTCGTGATCGTTTCTTCAATCCCAAGATACTCGAAATTGTGAAACAAAAGAAAGAGGAATCCATGCAGAGA